The following are encoded in a window of Telmatobacter sp. DSM 110680 genomic DNA:
- a CDS encoding PadR family transcriptional regulator, which translates to MTGRIELPQGTLDLLILRTLLPGAQHGWAISERVQQVSSEVLSIQQGSLYPALHRLERRGWIKARWGTSDNNRRAKYYELTRTGEKQLERETEAWRKLTVAVAQILEGA; encoded by the coding sequence GTGACAGGCCGAATTGAATTGCCGCAGGGAACACTCGATCTTCTGATCCTGCGCACTCTCCTTCCTGGCGCACAACATGGTTGGGCGATCTCAGAACGTGTACAACAGGTCTCGAGCGAGGTACTCAGCATCCAGCAGGGGTCGCTGTATCCCGCCCTCCATCGGCTCGAACGACGCGGATGGATTAAGGCGCGGTGGGGCACATCCGACAATAACCGTCGCGCAAAATACTACGAGCTGACACGGACTGGCGAAAAGCAGCTGGAGCGCGAGACAGAAGCCTGGCGAAAACTGACCGTCGCCGTGGCGCAAATTCTGGAAGGAGCGTGA
- a CDS encoding pirin family protein — MSLRAVKQILETKPTIEGAGVKLQRAFGFGKTKDFDPFLLLDDFRNENPADYLAGFPWHPHRGIETITYVLAGEVAHGDSLGNKGKMTAGDVQWMTAGSGILHQEMPKGDANGRMHGFQLWANLPASLKMTDPRYQDIPSAAIPEVTEDDGTKARIIVGEFWGKRGPVEGVAADPNYVDISVPPNKLRRIKVEVTRNAFAYVFAGAGTFRDASDPKAVLTESAVDPNAPAKYDAKNHSLVLFDRGDEIVVKAGPEGIRFLLVSGKPLEEPVAWYGPIVMNTQAELNQAMHELQTGKFIKHP, encoded by the coding sequence ATGTCTCTTCGCGCGGTCAAACAGATTCTTGAAACCAAGCCCACCATCGAAGGAGCGGGCGTCAAACTCCAGCGCGCCTTCGGTTTCGGCAAAACCAAGGACTTCGATCCATTCCTCCTGCTCGACGATTTCCGCAACGAGAACCCTGCGGACTACCTCGCTGGCTTCCCTTGGCATCCGCATCGCGGCATTGAGACCATCACATACGTGCTAGCCGGCGAGGTCGCGCACGGCGACTCGCTTGGCAACAAGGGAAAAATGACTGCAGGTGACGTCCAATGGATGACCGCAGGCAGCGGCATTCTCCACCAGGAAATGCCCAAAGGCGATGCCAACGGCCGCATGCACGGCTTCCAGTTGTGGGCCAACCTGCCCGCTTCTTTGAAGATGACCGACCCCCGCTACCAGGACATCCCGTCTGCTGCAATACCCGAGGTAACTGAGGACGACGGAACGAAAGCCCGCATCATTGTAGGCGAGTTCTGGGGCAAGCGCGGACCGGTCGAAGGAGTCGCCGCTGACCCCAACTACGTTGATATCTCGGTGCCACCCAACAAACTGCGCCGCATCAAGGTTGAGGTCACGCGTAACGCATTCGCCTACGTCTTCGCCGGCGCTGGCACCTTCCGCGACGCATCGGACCCGAAAGCCGTTCTCACTGAGTCGGCTGTCGATCCCAATGCACCGGCAAAGTACGACGCGAAAAACCATTCGCTCGTGCTCTTCGATCGTGGAGATGAGATTGTCGTCAAGGCCGGGCCGGAAGGCATTCGTTTCCTGCTCGTCTCGGGCAAACCGCTCGAGGAACCGGTAGCGTGGTACGGCCCGATCGTGATGAACACTCAGGCCGAGCTGAATCAGGCGATGCACGAACTCCAGACGGGCAAGTTCATTAAGCACCCGTAA
- the gluQRS gene encoding tRNA glutamyl-Q(34) synthetase GluQRS, translating into MDRRSSFVPSGYRGRLAPSPTGYLHIGHARTFCTAWKRARAAGGALVMRMEDLDRERSRAEHAEAALEDLNWLGLHWDEGPDVGGPFGPYTQSERTDIYLAAWRRLHEGGFIYPCLCSRKDMAASLGAPHESAGRGQDAEDEPVYPGTCRTLDASACGASGEAGPRGLNWRLRVPDGEAVEFEDGNMGRQRFVAGIDFGDFLIWRRDGVPSYQLACVADDAAMRITEVVRGADLLKSTARQILLNRALDLQDPQWFHCALSVDGQGRRLAKRHDALSIRELRRRGRKSDEVLGSAV; encoded by the coding sequence ATGGATCGCCGGTCTTCATTCGTGCCTTCGGGGTATCGCGGCAGGCTTGCGCCTTCGCCGACGGGATATCTGCACATCGGACACGCGCGAACTTTCTGCACCGCGTGGAAGCGGGCCCGTGCGGCAGGCGGAGCGCTGGTGATGCGGATGGAGGATTTAGACCGGGAACGGAGCAGGGCAGAGCATGCGGAGGCGGCGCTCGAAGACCTGAACTGGCTCGGGTTGCATTGGGATGAGGGGCCAGACGTCGGCGGCCCGTTCGGGCCCTACACGCAAAGCGAGCGGACCGATATTTACTTGGCGGCATGGCGGCGGCTACACGAGGGCGGATTCATTTACCCCTGCCTGTGTTCGCGCAAGGATATGGCGGCGTCCTTAGGTGCTCCGCATGAGAGCGCAGGACGAGGACAGGATGCGGAAGATGAGCCGGTGTACCCCGGAACTTGCCGAACCCTCGACGCATCTGCGTGCGGAGCAAGCGGGGAAGCTGGCCCGAGAGGGCTCAACTGGCGGTTGCGCGTACCGGACGGGGAGGCAGTGGAGTTTGAAGACGGCAATATGGGACGACAGAGGTTTGTAGCAGGGATCGATTTTGGGGACTTCCTGATATGGCGAAGGGACGGTGTTCCGAGCTACCAACTGGCGTGCGTGGCGGACGACGCCGCCATGCGGATTACGGAGGTGGTGAGGGGAGCCGATCTCCTGAAATCGACTGCGCGACAGATACTTTTAAATCGCGCGCTCGATCTTCAAGATCCGCAGTGGTTCCACTGCGCATTGAGCGTGGATGGGCAGGGGCGCCGGCTGGCGAAGCGGCATGATGCTCTGAGTATTCGGGAACTGCGGCGGCGCGGAAGGAAGTCGGATGAGGTGCTGGGATCAGCGGTCTGA
- a CDS encoding DNA primase small subunit domain-containing protein: MAKADDAELLEVAGRVVRISSPQKPYFTRGVKLTKLDIVRYFLAVAPGALRGIVDRPVVLKRFVNGAEAEPFYQKRAPSDLPEWMRTVTLSFPSGRTAEEVVVDDAAGLAWIVNLGCMELHPHPVRSGDLDHPDELRVDLDPQPGVEWNDVRAVAMEVKSLLEELGLRGWPKTSGSRGIHINVRIRPRWSFTEVRKAALALARAVEKRCSLASSKWWKEERHGVFLDYNQNAKDRTTCSAYSVRPLPDARVSTPLGWDEVMTCDPADFTVLTVPDRLAKIGDPHAPMDQYAGVLDALLEMAARDEADGIGDAPWPPHFAKMEGEAKRVAPSRAKPFSDQLQEGFGEHRFRRQSPKKAAPPKEAASESSPPKPKRAARVPKMPLIIVAQSPDKAAAETGLERWKQQHPEAAKLLAPDDVLVDRMRGTAYVWYRIRVNLRNVPEASRPAQGVPDPDDDPTRQWKEAKG; the protein is encoded by the coding sequence ATGGCGAAGGCAGACGATGCAGAATTGCTTGAGGTTGCGGGGCGGGTGGTGCGCATCAGCAGCCCGCAGAAGCCTTACTTTACGCGCGGCGTAAAGCTGACCAAGCTGGACATTGTTCGCTACTTTTTGGCGGTGGCGCCGGGGGCGCTACGGGGGATCGTGGATCGACCCGTGGTGTTGAAGCGGTTTGTGAATGGCGCTGAAGCGGAGCCGTTCTACCAGAAACGCGCACCCAGCGATCTGCCGGAGTGGATGCGGACGGTGACGCTGTCATTTCCCTCCGGTCGAACTGCGGAAGAAGTGGTCGTGGATGACGCCGCCGGCCTGGCGTGGATCGTAAACCTTGGCTGCATGGAGTTGCACCCGCACCCGGTGCGCAGCGGAGACTTGGATCATCCGGATGAGTTGCGGGTGGACCTTGATCCGCAGCCTGGCGTTGAGTGGAACGACGTGAGGGCGGTAGCGATGGAGGTCAAGTCGCTGCTGGAGGAACTGGGTTTGCGGGGGTGGCCGAAGACCAGCGGGTCGCGCGGCATCCATATCAACGTGCGGATCAGGCCCCGGTGGAGTTTTACGGAGGTTCGCAAAGCGGCATTGGCGCTGGCGCGTGCAGTGGAGAAGCGATGTTCGCTGGCGAGCAGCAAGTGGTGGAAGGAAGAACGGCATGGCGTCTTTCTGGATTACAACCAAAACGCGAAGGACCGGACGACTTGTTCTGCCTATTCGGTGAGGCCGCTGCCGGATGCACGCGTCAGCACTCCCTTGGGCTGGGACGAGGTGATGACGTGCGATCCCGCCGACTTTACCGTGCTCACCGTACCGGATCGGCTGGCGAAGATCGGCGATCCGCATGCACCGATGGATCAGTACGCGGGAGTGCTGGATGCGCTGCTGGAGATGGCTGCTCGCGATGAGGCAGATGGGATCGGCGACGCGCCGTGGCCGCCGCATTTCGCCAAGATGGAGGGAGAGGCCAAGCGTGTTGCCCCCTCCCGGGCTAAACCATTCTCTGATCAGCTTCAGGAAGGCTTCGGCGAACATCGGTTCCGTCGACAATCGCCGAAAAAAGCGGCCCCACCGAAGGAAGCGGCGTCTGAATCTTCTCCACCAAAGCCAAAGCGCGCTGCCCGTGTTCCGAAAATGCCGCTCATCATCGTCGCGCAAAGTCCTGACAAAGCAGCTGCAGAAACCGGGTTGGAGCGCTGGAAGCAGCAGCATCCCGAGGCTGCAAAGTTGCTGGCTCCAGACGATGTGCTAGTGGATCGGATGCGGGGGACTGCGTACGTCTGGTATCGGATTCGGGTGAACCTGCGGAATGTGCCGGAGGCCTCGCGGCCCGCGCAAGGAGTGCCTGATCCAGATGATGACCCTACAAGACAATGGAAGGAAGCGAAGGGTTGA
- a CDS encoding ABC transporter permease, translating to MSLWRQLTYGLRGLARRANRSQETDEELRHYFEEATAAWRARGLSAEDAIRAARREFGSTAAIEEQVLSYGWENSVRTFFSDLHFAARQLRNHPGFAVIGILTLALGVGASTAIFSAINPILFKPLPYPNPGRILMIWSTNQGARSEVSFGTYYELAQRSHSFDTIAIFEPWQPTITGGSQPERLEGQSVSAGFFRVLGVSPVVGRDFLASENVFNGPKVVILSDKIWRRLFHSDPAILGRAIKLGDDNYTVVGIMSPDFEDVLAPSDEIWTPTQYDPEKMAGNFNSWEWGNHLRMIGRLNPGLSRTEGKDELTQIARSPWREFPRPRWASLQHGLIVDSLQDDIAHTVKPALLAVLGAVILVLAIAWVNVVNLVLARGSQRRGEFAVRGALGASKRRIIRQLITENLLLASFGGVAGIAVAIVTLRELVALSPAELPRRGAIAIDPATFFFAFAITAIIGIASGLIPAIHISREELQTGLQQNSRRSAGGGTATRRGLVVSEVALAFILLISAGLLLHSMRRLLAVEPGFDSSHLLTMQVVTSGHQFDNPASAPDIGDRTRRRFFEQALDAVRRLPGVEDAAFTSLLPLSDDPPVDALYGAQFEDQGADAGYNVFRYAVSPGYCQTMGIPLLSGRFLDERDTASAPQTALISESMAKSHFGSQNPLGKRLHVGPRDRPWYTVVGVVGDVKQTSLAINQADAVYLATEQTWFADDTLSFVIRARAQPAELAPAIERAIWSIDKNQPVVRVMTMDRMIAVTEAERGFVLILFEAFGIVALVLAAVGIYGLLSGNVTERAREIGVRAALGASRGDILALILRDGMRLTGLGIAVGLCGAIAATRAITTLLFGTSPLDPIAWVAVILMLAGVSAMACWAPAWRASRVDPSITLRAE from the coding sequence ATGTCCCTCTGGCGTCAGCTCACCTACGGGCTCCGTGGATTGGCTCGCCGCGCAAACAGGAGCCAGGAGACCGACGAAGAGCTTCGTCACTACTTCGAGGAAGCAACTGCCGCCTGGAGAGCTCGCGGACTCTCTGCTGAGGACGCGATACGGGCGGCGCGGCGGGAATTTGGAAGCACGGCCGCTATCGAGGAACAGGTGCTTTCATACGGATGGGAAAACTCCGTCAGAACATTCTTTTCCGACTTGCATTTCGCGGCGAGGCAACTGCGCAATCATCCGGGATTTGCGGTGATTGGCATCCTGACGCTGGCGCTCGGCGTCGGCGCAAGCACAGCCATCTTCAGCGCGATCAATCCCATTCTCTTCAAACCGCTTCCCTATCCTAACCCTGGCCGCATTCTCATGATTTGGAGCACCAATCAGGGTGCTCGGTCCGAGGTGTCCTTCGGCACATATTACGAACTCGCACAACGCAGTCACTCCTTCGACACCATCGCCATCTTTGAGCCATGGCAGCCGACCATCACCGGTGGGAGCCAGCCGGAGCGGCTGGAAGGTCAAAGCGTAAGCGCCGGTTTCTTCCGCGTCCTTGGAGTTTCTCCCGTTGTCGGTCGCGATTTTCTCGCCTCCGAGAACGTATTCAACGGCCCAAAGGTCGTCATTCTCAGCGACAAGATTTGGCGTCGTCTTTTTCACAGCGATCCTGCAATTCTAGGCCGCGCAATCAAATTGGGCGATGACAACTACACCGTCGTTGGCATAATGTCTCCTGACTTTGAAGACGTGCTTGCGCCTTCAGATGAGATCTGGACGCCAACGCAATACGACCCAGAGAAGATGGCAGGCAACTTCAACAGTTGGGAGTGGGGAAATCATCTGCGCATGATCGGTCGCCTCAATCCGGGGCTGAGCCGCACCGAAGGCAAAGACGAACTGACTCAGATTGCGCGTTCCCCATGGCGGGAGTTTCCCCGTCCGCGCTGGGCCTCGCTCCAACATGGGCTGATCGTCGATTCATTGCAGGACGATATCGCCCACACGGTGAAACCTGCGTTACTTGCGGTGCTTGGCGCAGTCATTCTGGTTCTGGCAATTGCTTGGGTAAACGTCGTGAATCTCGTGCTTGCGCGAGGTTCGCAAAGGCGGGGAGAATTTGCGGTCCGTGGTGCGCTCGGCGCGTCGAAACGGCGCATCATCCGACAGCTCATCACTGAAAACCTGCTGCTGGCCTCATTCGGCGGAGTAGCAGGCATCGCAGTGGCTATAGTCACCCTACGCGAACTCGTCGCCCTCAGCCCCGCAGAACTCCCGCGGCGCGGCGCCATAGCCATCGATCCTGCCACCTTTTTCTTCGCTTTCGCCATCACTGCCATCATCGGCATCGCTTCTGGGCTCATTCCCGCAATCCACATTTCGCGTGAAGAGCTGCAAACCGGACTCCAACAGAATTCACGTCGTTCCGCGGGCGGTGGCACTGCGACGCGACGCGGACTGGTCGTCAGCGAAGTCGCGCTGGCTTTCATTCTGCTTATCAGCGCGGGATTGCTCCTTCACAGCATGCGGCGTCTGTTGGCGGTCGAGCCCGGTTTTGATTCTTCGCACCTGCTCACGATGCAGGTCGTCACCTCGGGCCATCAGTTCGATAACCCCGCCTCCGCACCCGACATTGGCGACCGCACCCGGCGTCGCTTTTTCGAGCAAGCTCTTGATGCCGTCCGGCGCTTGCCGGGCGTTGAGGACGCTGCTTTCACCAGCCTGCTCCCGCTCAGCGATGATCCACCCGTCGATGCCCTGTACGGCGCACAATTTGAGGATCAGGGAGCTGACGCGGGTTATAACGTGTTTCGTTACGCAGTCAGTCCCGGTTACTGTCAGACCATGGGCATTCCGTTGCTCAGCGGCCGTTTTCTCGATGAGCGCGATACAGCCTCTGCACCGCAGACGGCGCTCATCAGCGAATCGATGGCCAAAAGTCATTTTGGTAGCCAGAACCCGCTGGGCAAGCGTCTCCACGTCGGCCCCAGGGATCGGCCTTGGTACACCGTCGTCGGAGTGGTCGGCGACGTGAAGCAAACATCCTTGGCGATCAATCAAGCTGACGCGGTCTATCTCGCCACCGAGCAGACCTGGTTCGCCGATGACACGCTGTCTTTCGTGATTCGAGCCCGCGCCCAACCAGCGGAACTCGCTCCGGCGATCGAGAGAGCGATCTGGTCGATCGACAAGAACCAACCTGTTGTTCGCGTCATGACGATGGATCGCATGATTGCCGTCACGGAAGCGGAGCGAGGATTTGTACTGATTCTCTTTGAAGCTTTCGGCATCGTGGCTCTGGTGCTGGCTGCCGTTGGAATCTATGGCTTGCTCTCGGGCAACGTCACCGAGCGAGCCCGGGAAATCGGTGTGCGTGCGGCGCTTGGCGCTTCCCGAGGCGACATCCTGGCGTTGATTCTCCGAGACGGAATGCGCCTGACTGGGCTCGGTATCGCCGTCGGTCTTTGCGGAGCCATTGCCGCCACCCGCGCGATTACTACGCTTCTCTTTGGCACGTCGCCTCTCGATCCCATCGCTTGGGTCGCAGTCATCCTTATGCTTGCAGGTGTGTCGGCAATGGCATGCTGGGCCCCCGCGTGGCGTGCATCGCGCGTCGATCCGTCGATCACTCTACGCGCCGAGTGA
- a CDS encoding ABC transporter permease gives MLDDLRYRIRALFHHTAVETELDEELRFHFDKQVEKYMRSGMTDEEAKRRTRIDFGGHEQVKEDCREARGTAFIELTLQDAKYALRQLFANKTFSLVMILTLALSIGANSAIFSVINGVLLKRLPYSQPDRLVRIFLSSREYPKFPLNPWDFLDFRARNHSFSSIAAFTRGDVQLSGDGEPVRLNAFGITSGYFRVLGLQPQIGREFDFQAEIPGNGLQVILSDRLWRTRFGADPNIIGRKVTMNMQPFTVIGVMPAGTEHPGNEYHSVAYGESVDVWWPFSFAGNPNQRGSHFIEGIGRLKDGVSQERARAEMNAIMTQIAREHGSNDSGWTVLVVPLYTELVGTSRQLLLVLLGSVGIVLLIACANAANLLMVRASARQREIAVRLAMGAQRSRVVRQLLTESLLLSLTGGALGLALAYGGVRALVALLPAGFPRAHDIHVSGPVLAFTLLVSFITGILFGLAPALQASRTDPKEGLQKSGRTSTAGRNQGRLRNALVIAEVSLASVLLIGAGLMLRTFLNLIHLNPGFQQDHLLTASLSLPHAQYKTDEQTAQFYDRLTSSLNALPGVESAGAGSDLPWTGYDENAGGFTIEGKKPPPHQEFHARYHMATAGYFSAMGIPLLEGRFFTQADKKDAPMAVIINHVMAERYWPHEDVIGKRITFADVPKKDSDWMTVVGVVGDVKDQPNSPGAEPAFWWSELQVSERDMSIAIRTRSDPRQVADGLREAVHRLDPALAVADMKLMDSVVDTSVSTPRFAFVLVGLFAALAILLAAIGAYGVIAYTVSQRSSEFGLRIALGAQRTDLLRMVMAQSAKLAVPGIIFGVLLALSLSRVTQNLIYGVSAADPAILFSVVLLVLSVALVASYVPARRASRSDPMVTLRAE, from the coding sequence ATGCTGGATGACCTGCGTTATCGCATCCGCGCGTTATTCCATCACACGGCGGTCGAAACAGAACTCGACGAAGAACTCAGATTCCACTTTGATAAACAGGTTGAAAAATACATGAGGTCAGGCATGACAGATGAAGAAGCCAAGCGTCGCACGCGCATCGATTTTGGCGGTCACGAGCAGGTAAAGGAAGATTGCCGGGAGGCTCGCGGCACCGCGTTCATTGAGCTAACGCTGCAAGATGCGAAATACGCACTCCGCCAGCTTTTCGCCAATAAGACCTTCTCCCTCGTCATGATCCTCACCCTGGCGCTCAGCATCGGTGCCAATAGCGCCATCTTCAGCGTCATCAATGGCGTACTGTTGAAGAGGCTGCCATACAGCCAGCCCGATCGACTCGTACGTATTTTTCTCTCCAGTCGTGAGTATCCAAAGTTTCCCCTCAATCCTTGGGATTTCCTGGATTTCCGCGCGCGCAACCATTCGTTTTCTTCCATCGCGGCTTTCACACGGGGTGACGTGCAGCTCTCCGGTGATGGCGAACCCGTGCGTTTGAACGCCTTCGGCATAACCTCCGGATACTTTCGTGTGCTTGGCCTTCAACCGCAGATTGGTCGCGAATTCGATTTTCAGGCAGAGATTCCGGGAAACGGACTCCAGGTGATTCTTAGTGATCGCCTGTGGCGCACGCGATTCGGTGCGGACCCGAACATCATCGGCCGCAAGGTCACCATGAACATGCAGCCCTTCACGGTAATCGGCGTCATGCCGGCCGGCACTGAACATCCAGGCAACGAGTATCATTCCGTAGCCTATGGCGAAAGTGTTGACGTGTGGTGGCCGTTTTCCTTTGCCGGGAATCCAAACCAACGCGGATCGCACTTTATCGAGGGCATTGGACGGCTCAAGGATGGTGTAAGCCAGGAGCGCGCACGCGCAGAGATGAATGCGATCATGACCCAGATTGCCCGGGAACATGGGAGCAATGATTCAGGCTGGACTGTTCTCGTCGTGCCCCTCTACACGGAGCTGGTCGGCACCAGCCGCCAGTTGCTCCTTGTGCTATTAGGCTCCGTCGGCATCGTACTGCTAATCGCTTGCGCCAACGCCGCAAACCTTCTCATGGTCCGGGCTTCGGCACGTCAGCGTGAGATTGCCGTCCGGCTTGCCATGGGCGCGCAGCGCTCTCGCGTGGTGCGTCAGTTGTTGACCGAAAGCCTGCTGCTCTCGCTCACCGGTGGAGCGCTTGGGTTGGCACTTGCGTATGGCGGAGTGCGCGCACTCGTCGCGTTGCTGCCTGCCGGCTTCCCGCGCGCCCATGATATCCACGTAAGTGGACCCGTACTGGCCTTCACGTTGTTGGTAAGCTTCATCACCGGAATCCTCTTCGGCCTAGCTCCAGCACTGCAGGCCTCGCGAACCGACCCAAAAGAAGGCCTGCAGAAGTCCGGAAGAACTTCGACCGCGGGCCGGAATCAAGGCCGCTTGCGCAACGCATTAGTGATCGCAGAGGTCAGTCTTGCCAGTGTTCTGCTCATCGGCGCCGGCCTCATGCTGCGCACCTTTCTCAACCTCATTCATCTCAACCCCGGCTTTCAGCAGGATCACCTGCTGACTGCAAGCTTGTCTTTGCCGCACGCGCAGTACAAGACGGACGAACAGACAGCGCAATTCTACGACCGCCTTACATCAAGCCTGAACGCGCTCCCCGGGGTGGAAAGCGCCGGCGCGGGCAGCGACCTGCCCTGGACCGGCTACGACGAAAATGCGGGCGGTTTCACCATCGAGGGAAAGAAGCCCCCGCCTCACCAGGAATTCCATGCGCGCTATCACATGGCGACAGCCGGCTACTTTAGCGCCATGGGGATTCCATTGCTCGAAGGTCGCTTCTTTACCCAGGCCGACAAGAAAGATGCGCCAATGGCTGTCATCATCAATCATGTAATGGCAGAGCGCTACTGGCCCCACGAGGACGTCATCGGCAAGCGAATTACTTTCGCAGACGTACCCAAGAAGGACTCCGACTGGATGACGGTTGTCGGCGTGGTCGGCGATGTAAAAGATCAACCAAACAGTCCAGGAGCAGAGCCCGCCTTCTGGTGGTCAGAGCTTCAGGTTTCAGAACGTGATATGTCGATCGCCATTCGCACTCGTTCCGACCCGCGCCAAGTTGCCGACGGACTTCGCGAGGCGGTGCATCGGCTTGACCCCGCGCTCGCAGTCGCCGATATGAAGCTGATGGACAGCGTGGTGGACACCTCGGTTTCCACACCCCGCTTCGCATTCGTTCTAGTGGGTCTGTTCGCAGCACTTGCCATTCTTCTCGCCGCTATCGGAGCCTATGGCGTAATTGCTTACACGGTGAGCCAGCGAAGCTCGGAATTCGGCTTGCGTATTGCCCTTGGAGCGCAACGAACCGACCTTCTGCGCATGGTGATGGCCCAGAGCGCAAAACTGGCGGTGCCTGGAATCATCTTCGGAGTGCTCCTTGCGCTGAGTCTGAGTCGGGTAACGCAGAATCTCATCTACGGCGTGAGCGCCGCAGATCCGGCGATTCTGTTCTCGGTGGTTTTACTGGTTCTCTCCGTTGCGCTCGTTGCCTCATACGTGCCGGCACGACGCGCATCGCGTTCCGATCCAATGGTGACGCTGCGTGCGGAGTAA
- a CDS encoding sigma-70 family RNA polymerase sigma factor, whose amino-acid sequence MAEKWHPDFERLVDEHQSMVFSLAWRMTGDRGLAEEVAQDVFLELDRHMDRIESPEHAMFWLRRVAISRSSDALRRRKVRGVDLWVEIEENHGAPVEERSSPLSARLEQLLSTLPEAQRAALVLRYQEDLSPEEIAATVEAPVATVKSNLQRGLKLLRSKATTQLKEYIRGL is encoded by the coding sequence ATGGCCGAGAAGTGGCATCCGGATTTCGAGCGACTGGTGGACGAGCATCAGTCCATGGTGTTCTCGCTTGCGTGGCGCATGACCGGCGACCGCGGCTTGGCGGAAGAGGTTGCGCAGGATGTTTTTCTGGAGTTGGACAGGCATATGGACCGGATCGAAAGCCCCGAGCACGCAATGTTCTGGCTGCGGCGTGTGGCCATCAGCCGGTCGTCAGATGCATTGCGGCGGCGCAAAGTGCGCGGTGTGGATTTGTGGGTAGAGATTGAAGAAAATCACGGAGCCCCAGTCGAGGAACGCTCGTCACCGTTAAGCGCAAGGCTGGAGCAATTGCTTTCGACGTTGCCGGAAGCGCAGAGAGCGGCGCTGGTGTTGCGGTATCAGGAAGATTTGTCGCCGGAAGAGATTGCGGCGACCGTTGAGGCGCCAGTAGCAACGGTGAAGAGCAATCTGCAGCGGGGTTTGAAGCTGTTGCGGTCGAAGGCAACAACGCAGTTGAAGGAGTATATTCGTGGACTTTGA
- a CDS encoding DUF4252 domain-containing protein: MKNRIAILFLVMVGLLIPAVAQNSQLPLPSPVEKELAAKASNVTEVTLGKNMLAFAAKFLNGKDGDQATTRHLIEGLDGIYVRDYEFDKDGQYSMVDVDKLRQYFETAEWSPIVREHDKRSGETTDVMVKLVNGETHGMFILSAEPKELSIVLILGPVKMEDLHKLSGLGGLGSLGDIDTGSHGKNKDKFDKDKSKKDGDE, from the coding sequence ATGAAGAACCGAATTGCAATTTTATTTCTGGTGATGGTGGGACTGCTCATTCCTGCGGTGGCGCAGAATTCGCAATTGCCTCTACCGTCACCAGTGGAGAAGGAGCTGGCTGCCAAGGCTTCCAATGTGACTGAGGTGACGCTGGGCAAAAACATGCTGGCGTTTGCCGCGAAGTTCCTGAACGGTAAGGACGGGGATCAGGCGACCACGCGGCACTTGATCGAAGGTCTCGACGGCATCTATGTACGCGACTACGAGTTCGACAAGGACGGCCAGTACTCGATGGTGGATGTGGACAAGCTGCGCCAGTATTTTGAGACCGCTGAGTGGTCGCCGATTGTCCGCGAGCACGACAAGAGGAGCGGGGAGACCACCGACGTGATGGTGAAGCTGGTGAATGGCGAGACGCACGGGATGTTCATTCTGAGCGCAGAGCCGAAGGAACTGAGCATCGTTTTGATTCTCGGTCCGGTCAAGATGGAAGATCTGCACAAGCTTTCGGGCTTGGGTGGTCTTGGATCGCTGGGCGATATCGATACGGGCTCGCACGGGAAGAACAAGGACAAGTTCGACAAGGACAAGTCCAAGAAGGACGGTGACGAATGA
- a CDS encoding PadR family transcriptional regulator encodes MNDQNTDVIQGTLDMLILKTLSLEPLHGFGIGRRVEQISRGVFKVNPGSLLTALQRLERAGWLDSEWRQTENSRRAKFYTLTRAGKKQLEIEAAEWIRRASAIARLLREGA; translated from the coding sequence ATGAACGATCAGAACACTGACGTGATTCAGGGCACGCTGGACATGTTGATCCTCAAGACCTTGAGTCTCGAACCACTGCACGGTTTCGGTATCGGCCGCCGTGTCGAACAAATCTCGCGGGGTGTCTTCAAGGTGAACCCCGGATCGCTACTCACAGCCTTGCAGCGGCTGGAACGCGCCGGCTGGCTGGATTCCGAGTGGCGGCAAACTGAAAACTCGCGCCGCGCGAAGTTCTACACCCTCACTCGTGCCGGCAAAAAGCAGCTGGAAATTGAAGCAGCTGAGTGGATCCGCCGGGCATCCGCAATTGCCAGGCTGCTGCGTGAAGGAGCTTAA